In the Populus trichocarpa isolate Nisqually-1 chromosome 8, P.trichocarpa_v4.1, whole genome shotgun sequence genome, tgtttttagctattttttaattataaaattaggaatttttttgaaaaattcgGATTTTTTTAGGAATAGATTTGAATGAGGAATTTTGTTGTTGATCATTGATGATTTCGAGGGGTTGTGTTAGTGGGGAGATTGTTAAAATTGTTCAGGGATGGGTGAAGAGGTGATGGTAGCTGTTCCGGAGTCGGTACTGAAGAAGCGGAAGAGAGAGGAGGAGTGGGCATTGGCTAAGAAGCAGGAGCTTGCTGCTACTAAGAAAAAGAATGCTGAGAACCGAAAGATCATTTTCAAGAGAGCTAAGCAATACTCAAAAGAGTATGAGGAGCAGGTATACgctgtttttctaatttagatTACATCTTCATTGGGGGGGTTTTTTCGAGGTTTCGTTTTTTAATgcaatgggttttttttttatggagatttTAGGGAAAGCAACTTGTACAACTGAAGCGTGAGGCGAGGTTGAAGGGTGGATTTTATGTTGACCCTGAGGCTAAGCTCTTGTTTATTATTCGCATCCGGGGGTATGTAGTTggattttttgttggtttttagtGTCTTTGTTAAGTTTAAAGTTTTATGTGAATTTTCTAATGTATGTAACATTTGGGTTCCAGGATCAATGCCATGCACCCCAAGACCAGGTCAATCTTGCAGCTTTTGCGTTTGAGACAGGTAGCATTTGAAACCTTTCGACCTCTAAATGATTCCAACTAATTAGCTATGTTCATGTTATGTTGATATCTGCTTAGCCATTTAGTAGTTGATCTGGATACATGAGGCAGCTGTTGGATGGTTTTTCATTAgtttatcttcattttcttgCTATATAGGAAGATGACTATAATGTAGTATACTATATTACATCACCCTAGGGGTGTGCatttccggttcggtccggttttgggccaaaataaataaccaaattgaaattattttttttcaagttttggaaccgaaccgaaccgaaaaccggttcaaaccgaccattttcggttcggttcggttttttttccttccaaaccgTTTAAACCGGTTCGTCATATTTCTATTTTCATAGCTTTGTGTTTATGAGAGAAATCTTGGCTTTCTCAACAAGCTAAACCGGCAAGGAATATCCAGAAATCCAaccccagttttttttttgctagatcCTTGCTCAAAAATTAATCTTTGcacaaaaaatacacaaaacataaggaaagaaaagaagttatttcactggaaaaaaaaattaagatcaaaAGATATGTATTATTCAAATgtaaaaccaaaacaatcaGAAACTAATTACAAATTTTTATATAGATCCACACCATCTATCGAGTGTGTGGTGTTTTTATACTCGGTTTCTTCAATAAATAACCAAACCCGATGTCCAGTTGTTGTTCTCATGAGACCAACATCAAGAAAATCACAGAAAAACTTTTCACTGGTTTGACATAACAATCTTCTTCGGTTACATGggtatgaaaaattatatagcaattacaaagttaaaagcaaaagaaaaggtaaagagAGACGTGgctgaactaaaaaaaaataaaaccaagtgaAGAAAGGTGTGCCTTTGATATGAGGACAGCTAATAGGAGGACAGATAAGCATGGAGAAGCAGGAGCTTAACAATTCTTAAAAATTGTGGGATATGGATTGTGGAGTACAGAGAAaaatgagagaggagagagtggGAGACGCAGAGAGCAAACTAAGGGGAGGGGGTGGCTGTCTTCAGAATGTtactttaggtttagggttacgaaaaaaacatgttatttatacttttttttttaatggtggctgggttgaaccggttcggttcggttcaatcggtttcagactttgtaaaccggaaccgaaccgaaccaaaatttttttgtgatttttcaatcggttaattcggttttttttttcggttcgtttttttttgttgtttttttttcggttttttcggtttaatcggttattcggtttttttgctcacccctacatCACCCATGTAGCCATAGGGacactttaattaatttcaaggtTTTGTAATTCTTATAAGCAGACTACagttttgtgatcattgttagTTAGGAGGCACTTTCTATTTAGAGGCTCATATGATCTAATTATGctgtttatttgaaatttaaaactcATACTGTCTTCTTTTTTCTGTCAGATCTTCAACGGTGTCTTCCTCAAAGTAAACAAGGCAACAGTGAATATGCTGCGCAGGGTTGAACCTTATGTGACCTATGGGTATGCatcttttctttgaaattttgattttaccaATGGCTTTTTGTTATGCATGTCCCCATTTCTAATGCATTTGCATTTTAGATATCCCAACTTGAAAAGTGTGAGAGAATTGATTTACAAGAGAGGCTTTGGGAAGTTGAACCAGCAGAGAATTCCCTTGACTGATAACTCAATCATCGAGCAGGTTTGTGTCCTTTTTTTGCATGCAAGTACTATTTTAGGATGGGAAGCATTTGCTTTATCATGTTGCTAACATGCTGCATTGTCATCACAGGGTCTGGGTAAGCGTGGCATTATCTGCGTGGAAGATCTCATTCACGAGATCATAACAGTTGGGCCTCATTTTAAAGAGGCAAATAACTTCCTGTGGCCATTCCAACTCAAGGCCCCGTTGGGTGgtttgaaaaagaagaggaatCACTATGTAGAAGGAGGAGATGCAGGAAACCGTGAGAACTATATTAACGAGCTTATCAGGAGAATGAATTAGGTTTTTGCAGGCTTTTGTTATTTAGTTGTCTGAGGTGCCGGAAGAAATCTGAGATTAAAATTTTCACTGCTGTGGAAACAATGAAGTGTCTGCTTGTCATGATGTTGGATTAttcttctattttgtttttggaattttgcTCACTCCCAAGTGTCTGTTTttcattagaaaatatattaaaataatattttttatttttaaaaaaatatttttgatattagaatattaaaactattttaaaaaataataataataataatttttttcaagagttttttgaaaattgttgTGAGCATCTGTCATCTAGTCAGCAAAACATTTCCTCTGATCTCCATCTCCCTCATACTTCCATTGGAATGGTCTGTTGGTAACAGAAATAACGTACGTATTTTTTACTATGTTCTTTTGTCAAGTGGAGAGCTTGAGTTATTGCTCAAGTAGCACTAGTTTCTCTAGCTCTTTCATTCACCTGGAATAACGAGTGAACTCACGTGAGAAATGAGTGATACCAATGGAATGGGTTTTCAGCATGTTGATGCTCATAATCAATatctataatttgtttattattcataaaaaaaattatcatttatctAAATTCTATCAATTATTCAATATCAGATAATATAtattgcatatatataaattattatatattaaacaattaataGTATGTACgattttaatattatacaaATGGATAATATTTGCAATGTCACTGTTCAACACCTTTTATATATGTGTGGTCGGATTTTGAATCagatttgtatatataatttgtttgagTGAATTATTCCGAATATGATatagaatgatattttattaaaaaaacctttcgAGTTTGTATAGATTAGAATCTATCAGGTTGGATTTTAAAATGCTCTCCCATGAAATTTGATTCGTTGGAAATCTATGAATCGAGGCCTGCATGACTGTCGTCCAATGTTAGGTGGGATATCAAGATTTTCGAAACattttcaaaagcattaaaaaTGAAGCGTGTGACATCAAGCTCATTATCGTGCAGTGGACGTGGTTTCCAATCTTGAAACCACTCGAGTGTCAAAAATCCACTAACCAAACTCAATCTTGGTCGAAAGTTCTTGCAATCCACCGATTTTTGTCCATTACACATAGATTTCCCTTCGGATTTTATTATGAAACAGCCGGTCGGAATGGTTGCACCAACCTTGACATTGAGGCGATGGATACAGATTTTCATGGTGGCTTGCAAGTCATTGCCTACAAGTCGTGATTCACGCAGTTGTGAACTGAAATACATGGCTTGTGGTGTTTTCCATCCAGCTTAGACAATAAATTCGTAGTCTAATTAACATTTATGTCTTTATCGTGACTCTAAACTCTCgtattcaaattctgacgtcGGTCCCCAGAGCTACATTTAGCAATGTTAATTTAAGAAGACTCAAGACTCGTggggattttttcttttcttttcttacgaAAGGAGCAGAAAATGCACTAAAGAAACTGATCATATTGCTCCACTACCGTTTTCTATTGCCATTCTATTCATTCGTCTACTATCTTGTTTGCTCTCAACCACCCATCCTGGACAACTTGTAACACTTGATATGCTTTGTTTCCAAGTAGCCCATTAGCTTCTTTTTCACAGTTATTTACTTTATCTTTTTAGAGTCGCACAAGCATATTCCCGCGTGCTCCCGATGTGGATTGAATTATTCTTTtcctgaatttaaaaaaaaatattaagaatataaagaaaatttatgtttttgataatatcattaaatccaatcaagcagtttaattttaaaatctgcTAACTCGACTCCTTATCtaacttaaatttcaaattaaaccgCGCAGAAGCTGATGATATTAGATACTTTTAAAATCGAGcatcaatactaaaaaaatatttatttaggatcatgataaccctataaaaaatagaaaaaaataaaccatgaattcTATTtatcaaccaatccaatattgaataagagcgaaataaaaaaataattaaaaaaattaaaggaccggaaactaaaataaatatatcagaTTTGATTGGCAAACTCATTAAACTAGTGAATTTGATAACTTGGGTTAACACATCGAACTCATAGACCAAATAATGGACTCCACTAtgattaataacttgttttttttcccttctaaaatattgtttatttagctatatggtaaaaaaaattaacgatcGCAAAATCGAACGTCAAACCAGTAtcgagactttttttttaagactatgataatcttatagaaagcaaaacgaaacaaattatgaaacttaattctaaagcattccaatattaaatgatgaaattaaaaaaaaaaacttaaaagttaAACTTGTCATACTCGTCAACAAAGCCATAAACTTTCTagaatttaataacatgtttttttttcaaaattattttttatttaattaaattttttaaaaaatagaccaTGTCATGATGCTGGGATATTTTATTGATACtacaataactatataaaaatcaaattaaattaaattatcaacttTAAATTCCTATAAACACATTAtacaagaattaaattgaaaaaaataataattagagagagaaaaaaatgagttaaaatgaagaaaaaaaactttgaattattattataattaaataataataggtGTAGAGAAATAGTGATTTCTGTCGCATCTTCAagctttatttataataataataataataatgtggaCTGGAGcatgttttcaaaatatttgtctACTTTTACAaaagttttctgtttttttctcctgtGTTGCATTCAAAGGACTGCTCTGCATGCCCCACTCGTTCACCGATCATGCTCTGGAACTAAAAGTCCATGTCATTTGTagttaaagttaaataaaattaactttaaatatgAGCTGGGCAGCTTACTagtcagattttaaatttattttttaaaaattattagttcgAGTCTCAAAAATTTTAGGATCACTGAAAACTTAGTCCGTGAAATTAGTAGAGGTATGCGCAAGACCTCAGGACCACTGGAAGCTTAgcccgtggaattagttgagatacacGCAAACTGATCCGAATAcccacattaatatatatataaaaaagttaaataaatttcaGAGGCACATCATTCTTTGGAACTAAAGTCCATGTCCTTTATACTTTATagttaaagttaaataatttttagaggcatatcattaattttaaaatttataagattaattGAGATACATGAAAGCTATTCcaacatctatattaataaaaaaaattaaaaatgatacaTATATGTTGTAACATGATTGTTAGGTGGTTTCTTGTATTGCACGTTGCAATTTTCTGCCGAGTCGCTTTCTTTTGTTTAGTATAAttcaagttattaaacttgttttagTTGATTCAAGAAATCTATATTGTATAGCTCGATTTAAGCTAAACTTgaagttgaataaaataatgtattagtccgataaaatttatttgacctGCTGAGTTTATAGTAATTTACTGATTAGATTAAACATAGTCTAAACTTGATCGAgctaattcaaataaattaaaaaaaaaatgaagttgttttGTCTAAATGATTGATTGATCCAGACGAGGTTTATATTGATGATTCAGACTGGCCCGTgattcaaattatttgattatacgGTCGAAAAATATATGGACACGCTCCCCCCTTCCCcccttcttttttcaaatttgtcctGGTGTTTTTCCTCGCTGGAAAACGCTACAcgtgtttaaattaaaattgagatgATAACGTGGACATCTATTGGTCAATATTCTTCCGGACTTTTGCCTGGTGGAATCCACTTCCAagctactttttattttttgttttttcttgggttcAGGAGATGCTtgaaaatgtaataataattaatttttaaattattttttaaaatgatatttttattattatttaaaaattatttttgatattaacacttaaaataatctgaaaacattaaaagattttaaattttaaaaaaaataatttttttaaaaaatacttttaaaataaaaaaacaaacaaaaccaccAGAAAAAGGGTTTCTTTTCGATTTATGATCCGGTCAAATTCAATGCAATGCAGTATAATTATTTCGACAACCTGAAATTGCGCCAAATTTTGCTCATGAGTGTGCTTCCATTAGGAAACCCCGTGCCATGGCCCCCCTTTCCAGTCGTCAAATAGAGGGGCACGGGCCTTAATGTCCTTCATGAACAGATTGACTTGAGCTTGATGATGCAACATACAAGCCCCTGGCTCTCGGGGTTGGTCCTTGATTATCTCgtggttgaaaaaaataaacaggataATTTGTCCAGACGTACAAGacgttgaaattattttattttgtttctgttttctcTAACATAAATTGATGGGGAAATACATCAAACTTCTTTTTAATGTACGAGAACTTGCTGATGAAGTCATTGAAGAGTGATTGATGTTGTCCTCGGACACGGAcattaaattaaggaaaaaacctataaaaaaaatatcactgcACCAATATCAATTATAGGTGGCAAAATGATACcggatttttatatatttatattttatttattatttattaagttaaaaaattatatatttatgaattatttattaggtttCGAGGATCCATATAAATACTAAGTATTATCTTATCATTACATGctaattagaattatttttttaaattattttaataatgcaTCTTTCACaaatgtaatcaaataaaattaatgatttttttttcgcgTTAACTTCAAAGTTTGAATCATGAGAGTgatgagatatattttttttaattgccagGACAAGCACTTGATTAATAAAAGCCAGAATCGAGGGAGAGAATTTGTCTCTCATGTCTAGGATCATGCTAAGTTATCGAGGGAAAAAACCAGATATCTCTCTATTTGTTCTCTAAAATGACAAACACTCCACTATCTCCGCGGTGATCAATTTACTGAATTAAACTAATGTCTAATTTGTTTTCGCGTTTAGACAAATAAAActttagaaaaatcaaattgaagtattttttaacaGTTTTGGCATGTtggtatcaaaaaaaaaattaaaaaattattttaatatacttttaattaaaaaatatttgtaaaaataccATTGACTACGATATAAAATACACTTTAATAATAGCGTGACTGACATGCAAAGCACGAAATCAATCACGATTGATccacacactttttttttatataaaaaaaaattgtcatgtTCAGTCAGCTATGAGAAATGAtttattgtctttctttttctattcaatCTCTTTTAATTGGTCCACGTTTTTCTCTCTAAGAGAAAAGGACTTTGTATTTGTTTCTACTCTAACCGCATCCTGGAAGAAGAAGGTATTGTGCATTTCAGTCCCCGATAAAGCAACCACAATAATAAACACGctcaaaaattaaacaccacAACTTGTAAAACTTTACCCTTGAAATGCGAGGCTCTGATAGCAATAGTTGAGTTTCTCCATCTTATCATCTCGCATAGTCATTCAATCGATGGGACGAGACTAAAGCACTAGGGTGAGACGA is a window encoding:
- the LOC7497794 gene encoding 60S ribosomal protein L7-4 — encoded protein: MGEEVMVAVPESVLKKRKREEEWALAKKQELAATKKKNAENRKIIFKRAKQYSKEYEEQGKQLVQLKREARLKGGFYVDPEAKLLFIIRIRGINAMHPKTRSILQLLRLRQIFNGVFLKVNKATVNMLRRVEPYVTYGYPNLKSVRELIYKRGFGKLNQQRIPLTDNSIIEQGLGKRGIICVEDLIHEIITVGPHFKEANNFLWPFQLKAPLGGLKKKRNHYVEGGDAGNRENYINELIRRMN